From the genome of candidate division KSB1 bacterium:
GCACAGTTTTGGAAACAGGCTTCTTTGAAAGTTGCTGATGGGAGTCCGAGTCTAAAACTAAAAAGAAATGACTTTAGATCTTGGCGCTTGAATTAAAATATGCTAAAACTCCACAACCTAAAAATGCGCTACCCCAACGGCGATGGCTTAGACGGGGTTAACCTTGAGGTTCGGAATGGCGAGTTTGTCTATCTCGTCGGGCCGACCGGCGCCGGCAAGAGTTCGGTTTTGAAGATGATTTACATGGATGAGTTCCCCGACGAAGGGTATGTGCTGGTAGATGAATATAGCTCTCAGGATATCAGGGACAAGGAGATTCCGCATTTGCGGCGCAAGCTGGGCATCATTTTTCAGGATTTTAAACTGCTGGAGGACCGCGATGTTTTCGAGAATGTCGCCTTTGTTTTGCACGTAACCGGCGCCCGGACGAGAGATATCAAGAAAAAGACTTTGAGGGCCCTGGGGGAAGTCGGCTTAAGTCATAAAAGCCGTAAAATGCCGGATGAGCTTTCCGGGGGCGAACAGCAGCGGGTGGCGATTGCCCGGGCCATTGTCAACGAACCGTTTATTCTCCTGGCGGACGAACCGACCGGAAATTTAGATCCGAAAACAGCGGTGGAGATTTTGAACATTATTGACAAATTGAATGCGCGCGGTACGGCTGTTTTGATGGCCACTCACAATTACGAATTGGTAAATAACACGTCCAAAAGAATCGTTTCAATTAAAAATGGCAGGACATTAAATTGAGTCTATTTTTTGTTCTTCGCGAAGGGTTTGGCGGACTTCGGCGCTCGAGATTTTCCGGGTTTGTCGCGACCGCAACGGTCGCTATTTCTTTGATTCTGATTGGGATTTTTTTAATTATCACGGTCAACCTGGGGAAATTTGTGCAGTTTTTAAGAAGCCGGGTTGAGTTAGAAGTCTTCCTGGATGATTCCTTTGACGAGATAAAAATTCAGGATCTTACGGCTGAGATCAAACAAATGGCAGGCGTGGCCAACCTCACCTTTATTTCAAAGGAGATGGCCATTCGAGAATTCCAGAACTTGTTTAAAGAAAAGCAGAACGATTACTTCGAAACGTTGGGATATAATCCGCTGCCAGCCTCATTTCGAGTGAAATTACAGGATAATTATCGCACAGCTGCGGGCGCAGAAGTTGTGTTTAAAGCCCTCAGCTCCATGGAAGATATTCGGGAGGAAGATATTGTTTATACCCGGGAGTATCTGGTGATTTTGGAAAAGTATATCAAATTTGCCATTGCAATCGACTTTATTGTCGGCATTATTGTTTGTTTGAGCGCCCTTTTACTGGTCTCTAACAATATTCGGCTGATCATTCTGTCTAAAAATAAGATTATTGAAACGATGAAACTGGTCGGGGCGACGAATTTTTTTATCCGCACGCCCCTTTTTATCCAGGGAATTGCCCAGGGATTCCTCGGCGGCATTATTTCGGCATTATTTTTGTATACGTTGTTAAAGCTCGCTTCGATTGAGATTCCCGGTTTTATTTCAGTGGATTGGAGAATCTATCTGTTGCTAGCGAATTTAGGCATTTTACTGGGGTTTGCGGGAAGCTTTGCAGCCGTTCGGCGGTATCTATAGTCGAAATTTCACCACCGAGTTTTTGCTTGACAAGCTAAAGAAAAATCATTATCTTGCATCATTTATCACCAATCGGTAACGCCAATAATTTTTAAGAAGATATGCTTGTTTTTTATACGAATTATTGAAGAAAAATATGACAGCAACGGCATTAACTGAACGCGAAAGCTTAATCCTGAATTGTTTAGTCGAGAGTTACGTAGCCAGCGCAACGCCGGTGGGTTCCCGCTACCTTGCAAAAAAATATGATTTGGGAATCAGTCCGGCGACGATCAGAAACGTTATGAACGATCTGGAAGACCTGGGGTATTTGAGTCAGCCCCATGTTTCGGCTGGTCGAATTCCAACCGATAATGGGTATCGATTTTACGTTGACAGCCTGATGCTGATCAGGTCTCTGGCTAAAAGAGATCGCAATCTTATAGAAAAAAAATTACTCAAAGTTTCCGTTGATGTGACCGATATTTTAGCCTCGGCTTCTCAAGTTTTAGGTAAAATTTCTACACAATTGGGTGTAGTGCTTGAACCGCGATTTTATCAAGGTGTTTTCGAAAAAATGGAATTGGTGTCAATTTCCGGAAATAGAGTCCTGGCGGTTATTTCTATCAAGTCCGGCCTGGTTAAAACTATTATGATGGAAATCGAATCTGAAGTTTCGAGTGAACATTTGCACGAAGCAGCTCAGATCATAAATGAACGTTTGTCGGGCTTATCCCTGAAAGAAGTTAAAGAGACGATTGATGAACGACTGGCCGGAGTTTCAGCCCGAAACGACAGGTTGATACGTTTAATCGTAGAATCATCAAACAAGCTTTTTAATTTTGAAAACCAAAAAGAATTGCACTTGGGCGGAACCCATAATATTGTAGCCAATCCGGAGTTTCTTGATCAAGAATACGCTTCAAAAATTTTACAATTGCTGGAAAGTAAGCAAAGTATCCTGCATTTGTTAAGTGACAAGCAAGCTGCTAAAGTGTCGATTCGTATTGGAGATGAAAATCAGGAAAATGGGTTTACGGGATTTAGCGTCATCACTACACGTTACTACATTGGTAATGTCACCGGCACCCTTGGCGTGGTTGGACCCACTAGAATGCAATATGCCACAATAGTCCCGTTAGTCGATTTTATGGGAAAAGTATTAACCCGAACATTCCACACAAGTATGAGTTGAATTGTTAAGGAAGAAATAATATGACAGATGATGTCAAAAGCAAGGCGAATAATAAACAAACATCTAATGGTAAACAGACGCCAAAGCCGAAAGCAAAAAGCTCCGCCGGCTTAGCGAAACTGAAGAAGAGAGTCGAAGCCTTAGAAGTTGAAAAAAAAGAACTAAACGATCGGTTTCTCAGAAAGGTTGCGGAATTTGACAACTACAAGAAAAGAACGGAAACCGAATATTCACAACTGATTAAAAATGCAAGTGCTGACCTGATTGTGGATTTACTGCCTGTTTTGGATGATTTGGAAAGATCTTTAGCCTCTGTAGAGGACAAAGACAAAGCAGATAATTTTGAGCACCTTCATGAAGGTGTTGAGTTAATTTACAAAAACTTATCTAAAGTTTTAGAAAAAAGAGGCGTTAAACCCATTGAGTCTGTCGGCCAAAAGTTTGACCCTGAAAAGCATGATGCGCTCATGCAAATGGAGAGTGATCAGCCTTCCAATACAATTATCGACGAGCACTTGAAGGGATACGAGATGCACGATCGGGTTCTGCGTCACTCGCAGGTTTTGGTGAGCAAGTAATAAACAAGTATTAAAGGAATATTAATGGTGGGCTTTTGCACATCCATTAAAAAGGACACTTAATGGAAACTATGACAAAACGTGACTTCTATGAAATATTAGGTTTGAGCAAGGATGCAACGAATAACGAGGTAAAAAAAGCGTATCGAAAGCTGGCTATGGAATACCACCCGGACCGCAACCCTGGGAGCAAAGAAGCAGAACAGAAATTTAAAGAGGCTTCCGAGGCATATGAAGTTTTAAAAGATCCTCAAAAGCGTCAGCGATATGATCAATTTGGGCACAGCGGTCTAAAGGGCGGCTTTGGTGGATTCGAGGGCGGATTTGATTTTGACGTGGGTGACGCGCTCCGCACTTTCATGTCTGACTTCGGGTTCGGCGACATTTTTGGTATGGGTCGCAGCAACAGCCGAGGCAGCCGGCAACGGCAGGGCCGAGATCTCCAGTTGCAGCTTAAGCTTACGCTGGAAGAAATAGCCTCCGGGGTAGAAAAGAAAATAAAGTTGAAGAAAATGATCCTGTGCGATGTTTGTGATGGCCGCGGCGGCCAATCAACAACAACATGTCTGCAGTGTCAGGGATCCGGTGAAGTCCGTCAAGTAGCCCAGTCGATTTTAGGGCAGTTTGTGAACATCACGCCGTGTCCCAGGTGCCATGGAGGTGGTACAATTCTTAAAGATCCGTGCAATAGTTGCGGTGGTGAAGGACGAGTTCAGGGAGAACGCATCATTACCGTGGATATTCCTGCGGGAGTCTCATCCGGGAATTATATTACAGTGCGCGGCGAGGGTAATGCCGGGCCGAACGGCGGCCCTTCGGGAGATGCAATTATCATCATTGACGAAGCTGAGCACGAACATTTTGAACGGCATGGCGACGATATTTTATACCACCTGCCTCTAAGTTTTACTCAGGTTGCGTTGGGAGCTGATGTAGAAGTGCCAACACTTGATGGCAAATCTAAATTAAGTATTCAAGCCGGAATCCAGGCCAATAAAATTTTGAGAATGCGTGGTAAGGGCATTTCTCGTTTACGCGGCCACGGCAGAGGCGATCAGTTAGTCCGGATTGTGGTTTGGACGCCAACCAAATTATCTGCAGACGACAAAAAGCTTCTTCGGGAGTTGGCAAAGAGTGAGAATTTGGATCCTCCAAAAAATGATCGGAGTTTTTTAAGAAAGATTAAAGAAGCTATTTTTTAATAAGCTAAATGCTGGGATTCACCAAGCAGGAACAAGGTATTGTACTGTTCTTGATTTTTTCATTATTAGTCGGTGCCTCTGTTCAACTTTATGATCGATTCTATGACAAAACCTCAACGGTTAAAATAAATCAAGAATTTGTTGATGAATTTAATGCCAAATCCGAAAAAATCAATTCTCAACCACGTCTGGAGCCGGATCCGCCTCTTAAAAAAGATGAAGTAATCCGCGAAAACGGTGCACTCGCTTCTAAAGAGGCTCAGGTCAAAAAGAAAACAAACGTTCAGAGTATACCCGAAGACAATACAAATGAATTTGCACTGATAGATATAAATTTTGCAGGCGAGGAAGAGCTTCAACTCATTCCTCGGATTGGACCGGTTTTAGCACAAAGAATTATTCAATATCGACAAGAAAATGGACGGTTTGGCCGGCTTGAGGAACTGAAACAGGTTAAAGGAATTGGTAAGGCAACGTTTAAAAAAATTATACCTTATATATCAATAAATAAGATGGATCTGATTCAAAGTAATTAAAATCGAGAGGGAGGAGAAATGGCAGACGAAAAACCTAAGGGTTCTCTGATTTATGAAATACTAATTGTCCTGCTGGGCGTGTTATTGGTGGTTTCAATAATGTACCCCAAGAGATTAGGTGACAAAGAGGAAGTTAAAACCGAGCTGTGCCGCTTCAGGATGAGTGAGATTTTCAATGCCGAGCTGCAGTACCTGAAGTATAACAGAACCTTCAATGATACTTTTTCACTTGTAGTGAACTTTATAAGAACGGATTCTTCTTATGCAACTTATATGGATTCAGTGATTGCGGGTGGTCTTGATTCAATTATGACAAGATTGGATCAATTCCGGGAGATGGAAGAAGTGATTTTGGCTGACATCCCTTCAGCATCGGACACGGTCATGATCGATTCCTTAGTTGATCTGCAGGTTGCTTTGAAACGTAAGACGAGGGGCCTTGCCGCGTTTGTAGAATTTGTTCATGATCGCATGAAGAATCTCCCTAATACCCCAATCGAGGAAATGAAAGAAGTATATAAAATAGTCGATTCAAAACAATTTACCCTGGATATGGACATTGTCAGAAATATGGTTGAGAGTGGAAAACTGGAAGACGCTGAGAAAGCGGCAAACGACGTAATCAATCGATTTAACTTGGTGAAAGCCGGCTTTCAATCTGTTTTAAATCACCTTCCCGAGCACAACGGAAGCGGGTTAGACTCGTTGTTTCATTGTCCAACAGTTCATAAGGAATATGTTTTAGTTCATACTGATACGTCGGTTATCAAGTACTTAGACATCTTTTGCCCGCTAGACAGCACGGATATTGAAATCGTTGAAAGCAGTTTCATGAAATCGACAATTGGCGGGTTGGATCTTGTAAATCACGGTAAAATTGAAAAGGGTGAGAATAGCTGGGAGTCGCGCTGATAACCGCCTGGTTTAGTGGAGATTGATATGGCCGAGGGTGAACATGCTGAAATCTTAGGGATTAGCTTGATCGATGATCAACTAAGGATAGTAGAAGGCAGAAGAAGCGCCAATGAGTTTAATATTACCCAACTGGCCCAGGGGCGTACTCGGCACCCGTTTGACTTTGAGGTTTTTGCTGATAAAAATATGCCTCGCCGGTTTGCCGAGGATATCACCCGTCTCTACGAAACTCGGGATTTTCAAATGAAGCAGGCGGCTTTTTCTTTGGACTCGCAGATGGTCCTTATTAAGAAATTGCCGGTTGACAATAAATTGGCCG
Proteins encoded in this window:
- the grpE gene encoding nucleotide exchange factor GrpE gives rise to the protein MTDDVKSKANNKQTSNGKQTPKPKAKSSAGLAKLKKRVEALEVEKKELNDRFLRKVAEFDNYKKRTETEYSQLIKNASADLIVDLLPVLDDLERSLASVEDKDKADNFEHLHEGVELIYKNLSKVLEKRGVKPIESVGQKFDPEKHDALMQMESDQPSNTIIDEHLKGYEMHDRVLRHSQVLVSK
- the dnaJ gene encoding molecular chaperone DnaJ; translation: MTKRDFYEILGLSKDATNNEVKKAYRKLAMEYHPDRNPGSKEAEQKFKEASEAYEVLKDPQKRQRYDQFGHSGLKGGFGGFEGGFDFDVGDALRTFMSDFGFGDIFGMGRSNSRGSRQRQGRDLQLQLKLTLEEIASGVEKKIKLKKMILCDVCDGRGGQSTTTCLQCQGSGEVRQVAQSILGQFVNITPCPRCHGGGTILKDPCNSCGGEGRVQGERIITVDIPAGVSSGNYITVRGEGNAGPNGGPSGDAIIIIDEAEHEHFERHGDDILYHLPLSFTQVALGADVEVPTLDGKSKLSIQAGIQANKILRMRGKGISRLRGHGRGDQLVRIVVWTPTKLSADDKKLLRELAKSENLDPPKNDRSFLRKIKEAIF
- the ftsE gene encoding cell division ATP-binding protein FtsE yields the protein MLKLHNLKMRYPNGDGLDGVNLEVRNGEFVYLVGPTGAGKSSVLKMIYMDEFPDEGYVLVDEYSSQDIRDKEIPHLRRKLGIIFQDFKLLEDRDVFENVAFVLHVTGARTRDIKKKTLRALGEVGLSHKSRKMPDELSGGEQQRVAIARAIVNEPFILLADEPTGNLDPKTAVEILNIIDKLNARGTAVLMATHNYELVNNTSKRIVSIKNGRTLN
- the hrcA gene encoding heat-inducible transcription repressor HrcA, which translates into the protein MTATALTERESLILNCLVESYVASATPVGSRYLAKKYDLGISPATIRNVMNDLEDLGYLSQPHVSAGRIPTDNGYRFYVDSLMLIRSLAKRDRNLIEKKLLKVSVDVTDILASASQVLGKISTQLGVVLEPRFYQGVFEKMELVSISGNRVLAVISIKSGLVKTIMMEIESEVSSEHLHEAAQIINERLSGLSLKEVKETIDERLAGVSARNDRLIRLIVESSNKLFNFENQKELHLGGTHNIVANPEFLDQEYASKILQLLESKQSILHLLSDKQAAKVSIRIGDENQENGFTGFSVITTRYYIGNVTGTLGVVGPTRMQYATIVPLVDFMGKVLTRTFHTSMS
- a CDS encoding helix-hairpin-helix domain-containing protein, which produces MIFSLLVGASVQLYDRFYDKTSTVKINQEFVDEFNAKSEKINSQPRLEPDPPLKKDEVIRENGALASKEAQVKKKTNVQSIPEDNTNEFALIDINFAGEEELQLIPRIGPVLAQRIIQYRQENGRFGRLEELKQVKGIGKATFKKIIPYISINKMDLIQSN